The Musa acuminata AAA Group cultivar baxijiao chromosome BXJ2-5, Cavendish_Baxijiao_AAA, whole genome shotgun sequence genomic interval TAAAGGATCGACGGAGTACGACGAGATCGATCGACCGGTGGCATACAGGCGAGTGTTGAGTACGTGGGCGAATTGGGTGCAGAAGAACGTGGATCCCAACCGGACGACGGTGTTCTTCATGAGCATGTCCCCCAACCACATCAAGTAAGATCAGCAGGAAGAGCTTGTTCTTTTCTTGCATCGAGCTACTTGCGTAGGATAACCAATCAAATGAGATTGAGTGCCCCCGTGCTATCCGCTTACCTGCCCGAGCCGTGCATGAACTCTTGACCTGGGGACCGTTTCCATGGTTTCCTCCACCGACTACAGCCATTCAAACGAAAGCACCTTTAGACGCAGATCGATGTTCCGTGTGCAGTAAACGAGGCGCCATCCACGTTGACCTCTCTACTTGGAAGCTTCATTCTAGATATAATATCCTTTTCCCGGTGTTATTTGCTTGTCGTCTTCCACCCAGGAGCACGGACTGGGACGACCCGGACGGGATCAAGTGCGCGCTCGAGACGCAGCCGGTGGCGAACCTCTCCCACCCGCTCCACGTCGGCACCGACTGGCGGCTGTTCGCGGTGGCGGAGGAGGTCATCAGCAGCAGCATGAGGAGGGTGCCGGCGTCGTTCGTCAAGATCACGGCGATGTCGGAGTACCGCAAGGACGCCCACACCTCCGTGCACACCCTCCGGCAAGGCAAGCTGCTGACGGCGGAGCAGCAGGCCGACCCCGCCACCTACGCCGACTGCATCCACTGGTGCTTGCCGGGGCTCCCCGACACCTGGAACGAGTTCCTCTTCGCCCGCATAGCGTCCAGCCCATGGCGTGATCACTGACCGGCGGCCTCGTGCCTCCCTGCAAACGATCTCTTTCCTCCTCTGTGAGATGTTAACCTCTGTCGAACTACATCTTGCACATGCATTCCTTGCACTGTATGATTATGAGAACGTGGACAAAGAACAAGGAAGAAACAATAGAAGAAAGATTAAAGTTCCTTGGCTTTGAACTCTGCCATGCACCTCGACACACCTCCCATCAACCACACCCATTTTGAGACAGATTCGAATAGCACGTCTTAAGGGTGAATTCtcgcccaaaaaaaaaaaactttttttttcttttttaaagatCCCTCATTTTCAGAATTCCCAAATGACGATTTCATTTTACTAATACTTCAAATATCCTTAGTTGCCTACCTCTTTTTTCTCTATAGACCAATTCATAGGATGAATGTCCAGTTATTGTGTTTTTACACTACATCATAGTGTattcaataatatataaaaaaaacactatattataatacttttataaatatattatagaaTTTTCTTAGTATATATTAAGGGCAAATTCtttaaaaaatagtttttttgTAAGCATcccttttttttcaaaattataattcttttttaaatatttaaaatacctctgaccacctttttttttttatagatcaaTTGATAAGATGAATtagtctaattataatatttttacactacGTAATgatgttttcaataatacaaaaaaatACAATGCTATAATATTCTTCtggtattattaaaaaaattataacacaATGTAAAAACACCATGGATTGGAGTtatggaaaaaaaatattttaaatattaagagaaatataatattatatgaacTCTTTGAAATTAGAGttatggaaaagaaaaaaagtaaaaaaaagaagAGTATTTTTCAGAACTTCACCCATATATTAATTTCAAATAACTCTCAGACAGAATCCAAAGGACTCTGATTTTGACTCTTACGATTAATCGATATAGACTAAATATGCTCATCAGCTACAAAATAATAGATACATTAATTTCCGTATGATTTATCGGTCACTTACTATTCATACGCGCCGAAGACCACGGTTTGACCCCACGTCTTCGTCCAAGCGGAAGCTGCCTCGCTACTCCCCGCTTCTCCAACGGTCGTATTTCGGCGTCTTTGGTCCGCCTCTCCCCTGGCTTCCTGTAACGGTCGCCTCTGTTGGCCCCAGCTGTCACCGTGGCTCCATGCAACCAACTGGTTGTTGACTACACCTCCGTCTGCCCTTTTTTTGTGGACTATTGGCTTCTCGGTTCGTAGCCCCGTCGACAGCTTCGTCGCCTCTCGCTCGCAGGCCACCGGACACGAAGTCTCTCCGCTGGCGTTGCGACAGGCATCCGAACCACCCCCGTCTGCCTTAGCTCATATGTCGACGTGGGTGTTTGGTGCTCGAAGAAAACGAAGAGGTTTCCCTTGAGGAATGTTCTTCCACGCGTTAACGGGGTACCCGACGGAGTACCTGTTTCGCGAGATGCGGGCCCCACCGTTTCCGCAGAGTTCCACGGCCTGTGGATGTGTTCGGGTCAAGCGTGGGTCTTTGCTTCGTTAAAGGGTCGAAGCGACCGTGTCAGCTGTTGGAAAACAGACGGCAGAGGTTTCACATTTTTATACATTAATTTGACTCATAAACGGAGGCTCGGGATCCGGTGCTCCTCCCTCCGTTCTTTTACTTATCCATCATCGGCCAAAAAGCCCTGCCCTGATCGAATTCTCGGATAAATCTCAACCATCCACATGCGCGTGTTTCTTTCTCAGGATTAGTTCTCGAGGAATACTTGACCGGGGACGAGGGGACTATAAATACCGCTGTCCCGAGAACAATTTGTGGAGAGCAGGGGAAATATTGCCGTTTGGGGACGATGTCGTGTTCCGTGGCGATTGCGAGCTCACCGGCGTTCTCGCCTTCTCGCTTATCGATCTCGTGCAAGGGGTCCCCGGAAAACCTGGCCCTGAATCCTTGCTCTCCCTCGGCGTCACCCCGCTCATGCTCGTCCTCGCCTTTCAGGCCGCAGCGGTTCCAGAGAGCGCCGAGCGGGCTTCGGGAGGTCGGTGCCGGGATCGGCACCTCATCCTCTCCCTCCGGATTGGCCGTTGACGCGCCCTCGTCCTCGTCCCCGCCTCCGTCGAGTTCGGGTGGGTCCTGCTCGGTGTCGAAGAGGAAGAGGCCAGCGCGGATCAACATCCCGTTGGCCAAGGCATTGACTTTTGCGCCCGAGGTGTCTGATGATTGGAGAGAGGTGGAGGCGGAGAGCGCGAGGTATACGGTGTATTGCAAGAGGGGAAGGAAGAGGTTGGTGATGGAGGATCGACATAAGGTGGCGCTGGACCTCAATGGCGACCCCAAACTGGTACGTGCCCTTCTATTGTTTCATTTATCCTTGTTCTATCTCTGCAAGTGCGGTACGTGAATGGGGAAAGTAAGTATTATAGAAAATCTAGACCAGAGGGGGGAATTTGATTACTCCGGAAGCAAAAAGATGGAATTTTTTGAACGAGGGGGAGTTCAAACAAATCAAAGATGGGGCCTTTCGAGTCTGATCCAATTGTTTGTGACAAATCTCTGAATTCGACGGTACTGGGGCTTGCGGAATTATTGGTCAAAGACAAATACTTGGAATGCCAAATCTTGATTCGGTTGAATTTTCTAAATGtactcatgacatgatttctgtgCTGTCAAAGTTGACGCCTTTTGTTATTTTCTGTGTGTTCGTAGGCTTTCTTTGGCATTTTTGATGGCCATGGAGGTAAGAGGGCTGCTGAATTCGCTTCCGAGAACTTGGGCGAGTTCATAGCAGAAGAAATGGTGACAACTAGTGGAGCGGGCGCCAATGACGTAGCGAAAGCTGTTAGGATCGGGTACTTGAAAACCGACGCAGAGTTCTTGAAGGAGGAGGCGGATGGAGGCGCTTGCTGCGTCACCGCCCTGCTTAGAGATGGTGATCTTATTGTTTCTAATCTCGGGGATTGCCGTGCTGTGCTGAGCCGAGCCGGTAAAGCAGAGGCCCTCACGTCTGATCACCGGCCCTCTCGAGAAGATGAAAGGGACCGAATCGAGAGCCTTGTAAGTGTTGTTTCTCCTTCCTCGATTTTAATCACCCGGTTGTCATAGAGAAACAATTAGCATGAAATTGTTTGCAGAACATAAGAATGTTCTAATCTTATGCAGGATGGTTACGTGGATTACTTCCGAGGAGCATGGCGATTACAAGGTTCCCTTGCCATATCCAGGGCAATCGGAGATTCACATCTCAAACAATGGGTTATACCAGAGCCGGAGACCAGAATCATTAACATCGAAGCAGAATGCGAGTTCTTGATTCTAGCATCGGATGGGCTATGGGACAAGGTATAATCTAACTCCCGGCTATTCCTTTAACAAGACCAGAGAACAAATCTGTCTCTTCCCTGCTCTTTCTGAGTAAAGATGACAATATATTTCTCTCAAATGTTTTCAGGTTAGCATTCAGGAGGCTGTAGACGTAGCACGACCATCGTGTATCGACGCTGATA includes:
- the LOC103984169 gene encoding probable protein phosphatase 2C 32 encodes the protein MSCSVAIASSPAFSPSRLSISCKGSPENLALNPCSPSASPRSCSSSPFRPQRFQRAPSGLREVGAGIGTSSSPSGLAVDAPSSSSPPPSSSGGSCSVSKRKRPARINIPLAKALTFAPEVSDDWREVEAESARYTVYCKRGRKRLVMEDRHKVALDLNGDPKLAFFGIFDGHGGKRAAEFASENLGEFIAEEMVTTSGAGANDVAKAVRIGYLKTDAEFLKEEADGGACCVTALLRDGDLIVSNLGDCRAVLSRAGKAEALTSDHRPSREDERDRIESLDGYVDYFRGAWRLQGSLAISRAIGDSHLKQWVIPEPETRIINIEAECEFLILASDGLWDKVSIQEAVDVARPSCIDADSASSLSACKNLVDLSAKRGSLDDISVMIVKLQHYV